The Halomonas sp. KG2 genome contains a region encoding:
- a CDS encoding SDR family oxidoreductase, whose translation MTMLANKVAIVTGASTGIGYAAAKLFAKEGAAVVVAARRQKELDDLADAINAEGGQVLALAGDVGEEAFAKALVDKAVSHFGGLDIAFNNAAILGAMGPVPEMSHTDWNQVIATNLTSAFLGAKYQLPAMAARKGGSLIFTSTFVGYTAGMPGMAAYAASKAGLIGLTQVLASEHGPQNIRVNALLPGGTDTPAGREFANTPEALAFVHNLHALKRMATPEEIAQSALYLASDASSFTTGSAMLVDGGVSINRV comes from the coding sequence ATGACTATGCTTGCCAATAAAGTCGCTATTGTGACCGGTGCCAGCACCGGAATTGGTTACGCAGCCGCGAAGCTTTTTGCGAAAGAAGGAGCTGCCGTCGTGGTGGCCGCAAGGCGACAAAAGGAGCTTGATGACCTTGCGGACGCAATCAACGCGGAAGGCGGGCAGGTACTGGCACTAGCGGGCGACGTTGGCGAGGAAGCTTTTGCCAAAGCGTTGGTAGATAAGGCGGTAAGTCATTTTGGCGGATTGGATATCGCTTTTAACAATGCAGCTATCCTGGGGGCTATGGGTCCTGTCCCGGAGATGTCGCATACGGACTGGAATCAGGTTATTGCGACCAACTTAACCAGCGCATTTTTGGGCGCCAAGTATCAACTGCCCGCCATGGCTGCCCGAAAAGGAGGTTCATTAATTTTCACCTCTACCTTCGTTGGTTACACCGCAGGTATGCCTGGTATGGCTGCCTACGCAGCCAGCAAGGCGGGCCTTATTGGGTTGACTCAAGTGTTGGCGTCAGAGCATGGGCCTCAGAATATCCGGGTCAATGCCCTTCTGCCCGGTGGTACTGATACACCAGCGGGACGTGAATTTGCCAATACGCCGGAAGCATTGGCGTTTGTGCATAACCTGCATGCTCTCAAGCGTATGGCGACACCAGAGGAAATTGCTCAATCCGCATTGTACTTAGCATCTGATGCCTCCAGTTTCACAACAGGTTCTGCGATGCTGGTAGATGGCGGTGTATCCATAAATCGTGTCTGA
- a CDS encoding AraC family transcriptional regulator translates to MKHPNMGLHIRTYDDEVTRHAHDYHQLVLPLAGTLFLSVDAREGEVVQQRAAIIPSGSSHGFAATADNRFLVIDLPDRLAPSLDRLPRFVELDSALRHYVQFLHAQALGDAGATTSQHPMLLLLLQLLQERHGSRRQLDCRVHAAQQFLHDHFHRSVSMAEVASVAHLSIRQLNDLFRHQVGVTPHQYLIELRMKEAWRLLEQSDLSVQRVADAVGYASLSAFSDRFRRHFGKPPSHFRRLST, encoded by the coding sequence ATGAAACACCCTAATATGGGCCTGCACATACGTACCTACGATGATGAAGTGACGCGTCATGCCCACGACTATCATCAGTTGGTACTCCCTTTGGCCGGTACGCTGTTTCTCTCGGTCGATGCTAGGGAGGGGGAGGTGGTGCAGCAGCGTGCGGCCATCATTCCGTCAGGCAGCAGTCATGGGTTTGCGGCCACCGCAGACAATCGGTTTTTGGTGATCGATCTGCCTGATCGGCTGGCTCCCTCCCTGGATAGGCTGCCGCGTTTCGTGGAGCTGGATTCGGCATTACGCCACTACGTGCAGTTCCTGCATGCCCAGGCCCTGGGTGACGCTGGGGCGACTACTAGCCAGCACCCCATGCTGCTATTACTGCTACAGCTGCTGCAGGAGCGACATGGGAGTCGACGGCAACTGGACTGCAGGGTCCACGCAGCGCAACAGTTTCTGCATGACCACTTTCATCGGTCGGTTTCCATGGCCGAGGTGGCCAGCGTGGCCCATCTGAGCATTCGCCAGTTGAACGATCTTTTTCGCCATCAGGTAGGTGTGACGCCGCATCAATACCTCATAGAGCTGCGGATGAAAGAGGCATGGCGGTTGCTGGAACAGTCAGACCTCAGCGTTCAGCGGGTGGCAGATGCGGTGGGCTATGCGTCGTTATCGGCCTTCAGCGACCGCTTCAGGCGTCACTTTGGCAAACCGCCTAGCCACTTTCGCCGTCTCTCGACATAA
- a CDS encoding DMT family transporter, translating into MPTVNTATWVGSISVLLWGTLALLTKLSGGDIPEFQLMAMTFGIAFILMIGRWGLAGHTGIRYIRQPPAAWCIGIGGLFGYHFAYFKAMTLAPAVDISLLAYLWPLLIVLLSALLPGERLRTPSIVGALLALLGCWLLISRQAGGFAWENLPGYLVALACALIWSSYSVLSRWVRSVPTDAVGWFCGVTALMALGCHLLWEETVWPNGWRQWVGVLGLGLGPVGIAFFTWDYGVKHGNIQLLGTLAYSAPLISVVLLILAGYGEATIAVLSASVLIVLGSLIAGWAKPREAPRRN; encoded by the coding sequence ATGCCAACCGTGAATACGGCTACCTGGGTCGGGTCCATTTCCGTGCTGCTTTGGGGCACTCTGGCGTTATTGACCAAGCTATCCGGCGGCGACATTCCTGAGTTCCAGCTCATGGCCATGACCTTCGGCATTGCGTTTATATTGATGATTGGGCGCTGGGGGCTAGCTGGTCATACGGGCATTCGGTATATACGTCAACCTCCGGCGGCCTGGTGTATCGGCATTGGCGGGTTGTTCGGTTATCACTTTGCCTATTTCAAGGCGATGACCCTGGCTCCAGCGGTGGATATTAGCCTGTTGGCTTACCTCTGGCCGTTACTGATCGTGCTACTGTCTGCGCTGTTGCCGGGCGAGCGGTTGCGCACTCCGTCTATCGTTGGTGCATTGCTGGCACTGCTGGGTTGCTGGCTGTTGATCAGCCGACAAGCCGGCGGGTTTGCGTGGGAGAACTTGCCTGGCTATCTGGTCGCGTTGGCGTGTGCCTTGATATGGTCTTCTTACTCCGTACTCAGCCGGTGGGTGCGTTCCGTGCCTACCGATGCCGTGGGTTGGTTCTGCGGCGTGACAGCGCTAATGGCATTAGGCTGCCACCTGTTGTGGGAGGAGACGGTATGGCCGAATGGCTGGAGGCAATGGGTGGGCGTATTGGGGTTAGGGCTCGGGCCAGTGGGTATTGCCTTCTTTACCTGGGATTATGGCGTCAAGCACGGGAACATTCAGCTACTTGGCACCCTAGCCTATAGCGCGCCACTGATCTCCGTGGTGCTCCTGATTCTGGCGGGATACGGCGAGGCCACGATAGCCGTATTGAGCGCCAGCGTGCTCATCGTACTGGGTTCCTTGATTGCCGGTTGGGCTAAACCCCGAGAGGCGCCGCGTCGGAATTGA
- a CDS encoding glutaredoxin, whose protein sequence is MATAHVYRMKTDAHQCPFGLKTVSLLQRKGYEVHDHPLTSRDETDAFKAKEQVDTTPQTYIDDKRIGGYEEVREYLGLNVPGAQETSYRPVIAIFATALLIGLAISWLAHGALLTARLPEYAVASAMVLLGLQKLQDVESFSTMFLNYDLLAKRYVPYGYVYPYAETFAGVLMLAGALIWLAAPLALFIGTVGAVSVTKAVYIDKRELKCACAGGNSNVPLGFISLTENLVMIAMGLWMPLKNLL, encoded by the coding sequence ATGGCAACGGCACATGTTTATCGCATGAAAACGGATGCGCACCAGTGCCCCTTTGGTTTGAAAACCGTTTCATTGCTGCAGCGTAAGGGCTATGAGGTGCATGACCACCCGTTAACATCCCGTGACGAAACCGATGCATTTAAAGCGAAAGAGCAGGTCGATACGACGCCGCAAACCTATATTGATGATAAGCGCATTGGTGGCTATGAAGAGGTGCGCGAGTATTTGGGCTTAAACGTGCCGGGTGCTCAGGAAACATCCTATCGGCCAGTGATCGCTATTTTTGCTACGGCGCTGTTGATTGGTTTGGCGATTAGCTGGCTGGCCCATGGGGCGCTATTGACGGCGCGATTACCTGAATATGCAGTGGCTAGCGCTATGGTGTTGCTTGGATTGCAGAAGCTTCAAGACGTGGAAAGCTTCAGCACCATGTTTCTGAATTACGATTTGCTGGCCAAGCGCTATGTGCCCTATGGGTATGTTTACCCCTATGCGGAAACCTTTGCGGGTGTCTTGATGCTGGCGGGGGCATTGATATGGCTGGCAGCACCACTGGCCCTGTTCATTGGTACGGTGGGCGCTGTGTCGGTGACTAAGGCGGTGTATATCGATAAGCGGGAACTGAAATGCGCCTGTGCGGGCGGTAATAGTAATGTGCCACTGGGCTTTATTTCACTGACGGAAAACCTTGTCATGATCGCCATGGGGCTATGGATGCCGCTGAAAAATCTGCTGTAA
- a CDS encoding type 1 glutamine amidotransferase domain-containing protein, producing the protein MSKRILVVLTSHDQLGDTGEKTGFWLEELAAPYYVFKDAGADVTLASPNGGQPPLDPKSDADDSQTDETRRFKQDDEAKAALAATHRLNNMYAGDFDAVFYPGGHGPLWDLVNDQDSIKLIENFIAQGKPVASVCHAPIVLINAKNSLGEPLVKGRQVTGFTNGEEQAVGLTDIVPHLVEDALQQCGGIYSKADDFTVYVREDGQLITGQNPPSSAATAEALMAWLAR; encoded by the coding sequence ATGAGCAAGCGTATATTGGTGGTGCTGACCTCCCATGATCAGTTAGGAGACACCGGCGAAAAAACTGGCTTTTGGTTAGAAGAGCTAGCAGCGCCGTACTATGTCTTTAAAGATGCAGGTGCAGACGTAACACTGGCCTCGCCAAACGGAGGGCAGCCGCCACTTGACCCGAAAAGTGATGCAGACGATAGCCAAACCGATGAAACTCGGCGCTTTAAGCAAGATGATGAAGCGAAGGCGGCGCTAGCGGCAACGCATCGCCTAAATAATATGTACGCGGGCGATTTCGATGCAGTGTTTTATCCCGGCGGTCATGGCCCGCTGTGGGACCTAGTGAACGATCAAGATTCCATCAAGCTGATCGAAAATTTTATTGCCCAGGGCAAACCAGTGGCGTCGGTATGCCATGCGCCTATCGTGTTGATTAATGCAAAAAATAGCCTTGGTGAACCACTGGTAAAAGGGCGCCAAGTCACAGGCTTTACTAACGGTGAAGAACAGGCGGTTGGCCTAACGGATATCGTGCCGCACTTGGTGGAAGATGCGTTGCAGCAGTGCGGCGGTATTTACAGCAAAGCCGACGATTTTACGGTTTACGTGCGGGAAGACGGCCAATTGATTACCGGCCAAAACCCGCCTTCTTCGGCGGCTACCGCCGAAGCACTAATGGCATGGCTGGCCCGTTAA